A genomic window from Paenibacillus sp. FSL K6-0276 includes:
- a CDS encoding methyl-accepting chemotaxis protein, with protein MRKKLQWNLKLQLLITMVVLVLLSTLSMGLGINRQVKEEMTEDFYDATRKEIEQVSSAIDLYFTTVNESVEYFAKSPLVKKIDSSITSYVDVVGADGTLQMTPAKNGGIEAKIYNFFLEYSKTHLNVPYIYLGTKDGGYIQWPDGTSTDKFEPRSRAWYTQAVENPDKIVRSGAYAAFTTGIPIVSSSVTIKDDTGNIVGVQGVDVSLDFLTDTINNMKIGKAGYVILADQTGTILANPKNPEINFKNLKALGIAEFADIDKLAGKNLDITLNKQNYKASVYVSPENGWKYIAIMDESEVAESVNAIQNIIFLIMAVIAVIAIGVALYLAGAITKPINAAVQYLQQIGSGDLAVDIPQSMLNKRSEVGTMVRAIDAMKWDMQNMIGGISTSGQIVSQSADKLTDSMDQTQNASSLITESIIQLASASSDEANNVMEGSERVEQLGGAIDQVTASAQEILDLTRRTAELNQRGIVIVQELVGKFNSTQRASEETAQAINHVSGSTGEISGILGTILEISAQTNLLALNASIEASRAGEHGRGFSVVAAEIRKLAEQSASAANNISHIISTVKNQVGAAVQAIGTSRELFIDQETAVRETESIFNDIMVSVNSQMDMTNQVDDQVQLMVEKRHELTDIFTSISAITEENAAITQEVSAAAEEQLATIDDIAGYLTQLQGLSKDLEDNIKKFNIHNQ; from the coding sequence TTGAGAAAGAAACTGCAGTGGAATCTAAAGCTTCAACTATTGATTACGATGGTGGTCCTGGTATTGCTGTCGACATTATCGATGGGACTCGGGATCAACCGGCAAGTTAAGGAGGAAATGACGGAGGATTTCTACGATGCAACTCGGAAGGAAATCGAACAAGTTAGCAGTGCTATAGACTTGTACTTTACTACCGTGAATGAATCGGTTGAATACTTTGCCAAGAGCCCACTCGTCAAGAAGATCGACAGTTCCATCACCTCTTATGTGGATGTAGTAGGAGCAGATGGAACTCTTCAGATGACTCCAGCTAAAAATGGAGGAATAGAAGCTAAGATTTATAACTTTTTCTTGGAATATTCTAAGACACATCTAAATGTGCCCTATATCTATTTGGGAACAAAGGATGGCGGATACATACAATGGCCAGATGGTACTTCCACCGATAAATTTGAACCGAGATCAAGAGCCTGGTACACCCAGGCGGTTGAGAATCCCGACAAAATCGTGCGCTCGGGTGCTTACGCTGCCTTTACCACAGGTATTCCGATCGTCAGCTCTTCGGTTACCATTAAGGATGACACAGGTAACATCGTTGGTGTCCAAGGTGTAGACGTAAGTTTGGACTTTCTGACCGATACCATCAATAACATGAAGATCGGTAAAGCCGGCTATGTCATCTTGGCAGATCAAACCGGTACGATCCTCGCAAATCCTAAGAACCCGGAAATCAACTTTAAAAATCTAAAGGCTCTGGGTATAGCCGAATTTGCTGACATTGACAAACTGGCAGGTAAAAATTTGGACATCACCTTGAATAAGCAGAACTACAAGGCTAGTGTCTACGTATCACCGGAGAATGGTTGGAAATATATTGCAATCATGGACGAGAGTGAAGTAGCGGAATCAGTCAATGCGATCCAAAACATTATTTTCCTCATCATGGCTGTTATCGCTGTTATCGCCATCGGAGTAGCTTTGTATTTAGCTGGCGCGATTACGAAGCCGATAAATGCGGCTGTTCAGTATTTGCAGCAGATCGGCAGTGGTGACTTGGCGGTCGATATTCCACAATCTATGCTTAACAAGCGAAGTGAAGTAGGCACCATGGTACGGGCTATCGATGCGATGAAGTGGGATATGCAGAACATGATCGGCGGCATTTCTACTTCGGGGCAAATTGTCTCTCAATCGGCGGATAAACTTACAGACAGCATGGATCAGACACAAAATGCTTCCTCACTCATTACCGAGTCCATCATTCAACTTGCTTCCGCTTCTAGTGATGAAGCTAACAATGTTATGGAGGGCTCTGAAAGAGTTGAACAGCTCGGCGGAGCGATCGATCAAGTTACTGCATCCGCTCAGGAAATACTGGATCTTACTCGTCGTACAGCCGAATTGAACCAACGCGGTATCGTAATTGTACAGGAGTTAGTAGGGAAATTTAACAGCACACAACGAGCTTCTGAGGAAACAGCACAAGCTATTAATCATGTGAGTGGCAGCACTGGTGAAATCAGCGGCATACTCGGTACGATTCTTGAAATCTCCGCTCAGACGAATTTGCTGGCTCTAAATGCGTCCATTGAGGCTTCAAGAGCAGGTGAACATGGGCGGGGATTCTCCGTGGTAGCTGCCGAGATCCGCAAGCTCGCGGAGCAATCAGCTTCTGCTGCGAATAATATCAGTCACATTATTTCAACTGTAAAAAACCAGGTGGGAGCGGCTGTTCAGGCCATCGGCACATCCCGCGAACTATTTATAGACCAGGAAACGGCGGTTCGAGAAACCGAATCCATCTTTAACGATATTATGGTGTCCGTGAACAGCCAAATGGACATGACGAACCAGGTTGACGACCAGGTCCAGTTGATGGTTGAAAAACGCCATGAACTCACAGACATCTTCACCAGTATCTCAGCGATTACGGAAGAGAATGCCGCCATTACCCAAGAGGTGTCCGCGGCAGCAGAGGAACAGCTGGCTACGATTGATGATATAGCAGGTTATCTGACTCAGCTGCAGGGACTTTCTAAGGATCTGGAGGACAATATTAAGAAATTCAACATCCATAACCAGTGA
- a CDS encoding DoxX-like family protein encodes MVKRKPIYVEILMKTTMETLWTYTQTPDIHQQWDLRFSEITYMPKTHEEQPQRFLYKTNIGFGLSIAGEGETAGSMEKEGIMTSSLKFSSANPISLISEGSGFWRYVPTDDGIRFLTRYDYRTRFGTFGSWLDRFLFRPIMGWATAWSFDSLRLWLEQGTPPSVSFRRSIIELIQTLSLFMIWVYQGLVPKLLVPDSGEMDILRGIAGLAGYERPLLTLLGLGEIGLGLLFLILRGKKRKVLHKTNIVILILLGLSAWAHPATYVAPFNPITLNVAMIALSMISLLSTSEIPSAARCLRSSREGGNKHDLNLR; translated from the coding sequence ATGGTCAAAAGAAAACCCATTTATGTAGAAATCCTTATGAAAACAACAATGGAAACGCTGTGGACATACACCCAGACGCCTGACATACATCAACAATGGGATTTAAGGTTCTCAGAGATTACTTATATGCCCAAAACCCATGAAGAACAGCCTCAGCGCTTTTTATATAAGACCAATATCGGCTTTGGACTCAGTATTGCTGGAGAAGGCGAGACGGCCGGTTCGATGGAGAAGGAAGGCATCATGACCTCTAGCCTGAAATTCAGTTCCGCCAATCCGATATCACTAATATCTGAGGGGAGTGGTTTCTGGCGGTATGTACCGACAGATGACGGTATTCGCTTCTTAACTAGATATGATTACAGGACACGTTTTGGCACATTCGGCAGTTGGCTCGATCGGTTTCTATTTCGACCGATAATGGGGTGGGCGACAGCCTGGAGTTTTGACAGTTTACGTCTTTGGCTGGAGCAGGGGACTCCCCCAAGTGTATCATTTAGGCGCTCTATTATAGAGCTAATACAAACGCTCAGCCTGTTTATGATTTGGGTGTATCAAGGACTGGTGCCTAAGCTATTAGTACCGGACTCGGGAGAGATGGATATTTTGCGAGGGATAGCTGGTCTTGCTGGTTATGAGAGACCCCTCCTGACTTTGTTGGGGTTAGGTGAAATCGGATTAGGCCTCTTATTCCTCATCCTGCGAGGAAAGAAGCGGAAGGTTCTGCATAAGACCAATATAGTGATCCTAATCCTACTTGGATTAAGCGCGTGGGCACATCCAGCGACCTATGTCGCGCCATTCAATCCGATCACTCTGAATGTGGCGATGATTGCCTTGTCTATGATCAGTTTACTGAGCACATCGGAGATTCCGAGTGCCGCAAGGTGTCTGCGTAGCTCTCGTGAAGGAGGAAATAAGCATGACCTCAATCTACGATAA
- a CDS encoding aminoacetone oxidase family FAD-binding enzyme, producing the protein MYENQTSMHHKLFIIGAGAAGLMAAVTARDMGIDTAILESNDRIGKKILMTGDGRCNITNESTARGTDEAVALSRKYHSNQPGFPLAVLEQFGIRQTIDFFSFLGLPLTRLKDGLMYPMSLQAAAVLDIFQLALEDRNVPVYLKNKVLDVTVSTGHPRFTIKCQTETEEEVIYTSDYLLLSAGGLTGPNAGKEPPGYTLAERLGHTLVEPLPAIVQLKLQYPNMRALSSIKSQGQAHIIVNGKVVRSEQGEIAFTDYGITGPPILQLSRKAAFHLARGEQVKLSVDLMPGRTEKELVEFLERLWETFGHRTVVDSLVGIFNKKLVSVLLKETGLDQQPQLLCQDLSLKTKEKFYRILKRWEFKVTDTNGFTNAQVTAGGIDTTELIEGTLESKLVPGLYLAGEVMDVDGDFGGYNLQWAWSSGYAAAMAIAKQIQ; encoded by the coding sequence ATGTATGAGAATCAGACTTCTATGCACCACAAGCTGTTTATTATCGGCGCAGGTGCTGCCGGATTAATGGCCGCTGTTACTGCGCGGGATATGGGTATCGATACTGCCATTCTGGAGAGTAACGACCGGATTGGAAAGAAGATATTAATGACAGGTGATGGCCGTTGTAACATCACGAATGAATCCACTGCTAGGGGTACGGATGAAGCGGTCGCTTTATCGCGCAAGTATCATAGTAATCAGCCCGGATTTCCACTTGCGGTATTGGAGCAATTTGGCATTCGTCAGACCATTGATTTTTTCTCCTTTCTCGGGCTTCCGCTTACAAGATTGAAGGATGGATTAATGTATCCGATGTCGCTACAGGCAGCAGCGGTGCTGGATATTTTTCAACTTGCGCTGGAGGATCGGAATGTTCCAGTATACCTTAAGAACAAAGTGTTGGATGTTACTGTTTCAACAGGTCATCCGCGCTTCACGATAAAATGCCAAACCGAGACAGAGGAGGAGGTTATTTATACTAGCGATTATCTACTTCTATCTGCGGGTGGCCTTACCGGTCCGAATGCGGGAAAAGAACCTCCTGGTTATACGCTTGCCGAACGTCTTGGGCACACCCTAGTCGAGCCTTTGCCGGCCATTGTGCAATTGAAGCTGCAATATCCGAATATGAGGGCACTGTCCAGTATCAAATCTCAGGGACAAGCTCATATCATTGTGAACGGTAAAGTCGTCCGCAGTGAACAGGGTGAAATTGCCTTCACGGATTATGGTATTACCGGTCCGCCAATTCTTCAGCTAAGCAGGAAGGCTGCATTTCATCTTGCAAGAGGAGAACAAGTGAAATTATCGGTTGATCTGATGCCGGGCCGCACGGAGAAAGAGTTAGTTGAGTTTTTAGAAAGGCTCTGGGAGACTTTTGGACACCGGACGGTGGTGGATTCCCTCGTTGGCATCTTCAACAAGAAGCTTGTTTCTGTGTTACTAAAGGAGACCGGCTTAGATCAGCAACCACAGCTGCTTTGCCAGGATTTATCGCTGAAAACTAAGGAGAAATTTTATCGGATCTTGAAGCGTTGGGAATTTAAAGTGACGGATACCAATGGCTTTACGAATGCGCAAGTGACAGCCGGCGGCATCGATACGACTGAACTAATCGAAGGAACGCTTGAATCCAAGCTGGTGCCTGGACTTTATTTGGCTGGCGAAGTGATGGATGTGGACGGAGATTTCGGCGGCTATAACCTACAATGGGCATGGAGTTCCGGCTATGCGGCCGCAATGGCGATAGCTAAGCAAATTCAATAA
- a CDS encoding DUF4166 domain-containing protein has protein sequence MTSIYDKVLGEDFAKLHPQIQKRFGFGSENQIASIGTGIMEQVWYGKWYTLPFLALGTWRNILFPQGGAQIPFTIENYAYQDSFGRETVTWVRTYHFPNRVRRFDATMIYSEKRQKIIDYLGTHQHLAVEIDMFVAENGGMRLRSGKQYFYEGILGFRFPMMFSGYADVCEWYDDEKEKFRIDVKVNNKFFGPLFGYSGSFDIEYVPIPEREIPQHVKPVREEMRE, from the coding sequence ATGACCTCAATCTACGATAAGGTCCTTGGTGAAGACTTCGCCAAGCTTCACCCCCAGATTCAGAAGCGATTTGGCTTCGGCAGCGAGAATCAAATAGCATCCATCGGCACAGGGATTATGGAACAGGTCTGGTATGGAAAATGGTATACGCTGCCGTTCCTGGCCCTCGGTACGTGGCGGAACATCCTTTTCCCGCAGGGAGGGGCACAAATCCCTTTCACAATTGAGAATTACGCTTACCAGGATAGCTTCGGGCGAGAGACTGTTACTTGGGTTCGAACGTATCATTTTCCCAATCGGGTCAGACGCTTTGACGCCACAATGATTTACAGCGAGAAAAGACAAAAAATCATTGACTATCTAGGCACGCACCAGCATTTGGCCGTGGAAATTGATATGTTCGTTGCGGAGAATGGCGGTATGAGGCTGCGGTCAGGGAAGCAATATTTTTATGAGGGGATTCTAGGCTTTCGGTTTCCAATGATGTTCTCCGGTTATGCCGATGTCTGTGAGTGGTACGACGATGAGAAGGAGAAGTTCCGAATTGACGTAAAGGTGAACAACAAATTCTTCGGCCCGCTTTTCGGGTATAGTGGTTCTTTCGATATCGAGTACGTTCCCATCCCGGAGCGTGAAATTCCGCAGCATGTGAAGCCTGTGCGGGAAGAGATGAGAGAGTAA
- a CDS encoding putative thiazole-containing bacteriocin maturation protein translates to MTDLNPSMCLKVKRDTFFLPDSRGVYFRNNVSSFRMEGEAIDQWIEKLIPIFNGEHRLGDLTDGLPDQHRNQVYEIAEVLYRNGFAQDVSQDAPHQLPEEVLKKYASQIEFLDHFGDSGAYRFQSYRQAKVLVVGSGPFLISAISALLESGLPKFYVLVSGSESTDRQRMAELAVHAHKTDSEVAVEEVTLQKEEGSCWREVVRPFDSILFVSREDDIEGLQAFHAACREEKKVFLSAVCLQQVGLAGPLVHPDVEGCWESAWRRIHQSAISKDPQLHTFSSTAGAMLANVIVFELFKKLTGANDSEQNNRFYLLDLETLEGKWHSFMPHPLVTGLSTPEWIHDFDLQLERRSNKSDNGLIPYFSRLTSTESGIFHVWEEGYLKQLPLSQCRVQAIDPLSEGPAGLLPDMICTDLTHEEARREAGLAGIEAYVSRIAGLLVSTLPSHQGVEGSRIETQEFIGIGAGETVAEGICRGLQRCLDEVLGTQQACQLPFVSRVQLGTVVDKHCLFYLQALTTMKGEPMIALGEEVSGFPVVWIGTRDGWYGNVGLNVTMALRKALQQALLAAQNQPDCLKSQALEFSSVHLEEQVPIRLEIPACEATSQPEVLQSALQILNRNRKRLLVLDLAVEPFLKEEIAGVFGVVLREEGSR, encoded by the coding sequence ATGACAGATTTGAACCCTTCCATGTGTCTAAAGGTGAAAAGGGATACATTTTTTCTCCCTGATTCGAGAGGTGTGTATTTTCGAAACAATGTAAGCTCGTTCCGCATGGAAGGTGAGGCGATCGATCAGTGGATTGAAAAGCTGATACCGATATTCAATGGGGAGCATAGATTGGGGGATTTGACAGACGGATTGCCGGACCAACACCGTAACCAGGTATATGAAATTGCAGAAGTTTTATATCGTAACGGCTTTGCGCAAGATGTGAGCCAAGATGCTCCACATCAATTGCCGGAAGAGGTTCTCAAAAAGTATGCTTCTCAAATTGAGTTTTTGGATCATTTCGGTGATTCGGGTGCGTATCGGTTTCAGTCCTATCGTCAGGCCAAAGTATTGGTGGTCGGTTCTGGTCCATTTTTGATCTCGGCGATTTCTGCGCTGCTTGAATCCGGGTTGCCCAAGTTTTATGTCCTGGTATCGGGTTCAGAATCGACTGATCGGCAACGGATGGCAGAACTGGCGGTACATGCCCATAAAACGGATTCCGAGGTGGCAGTTGAGGAGGTTACCTTGCAAAAGGAGGAGGGGAGTTGTTGGCGGGAGGTTGTGAGGCCGTTTGATTCGATTTTGTTCGTGTCACGGGAGGACGATATCGAGGGACTTCAAGCTTTTCATGCCGCTTGCAGGGAGGAGAAGAAGGTGTTTCTTTCTGCTGTATGCTTGCAACAGGTGGGTCTGGCGGGACCGCTAGTGCATCCGGACGTTGAGGGATGCTGGGAGTCAGCATGGCGTCGCATACACCAATCTGCGATTTCTAAAGACCCGCAATTGCACACCTTTTCTTCCACAGCGGGAGCGATGTTGGCCAATGTGATCGTGTTTGAATTATTTAAAAAGTTGACGGGAGCGAACGATTCAGAACAGAATAATCGATTTTATCTGTTAGATCTGGAGACTTTGGAAGGAAAGTGGCATTCGTTCATGCCTCATCCGCTTGTGACCGGACTTAGCACACCTGAATGGATTCATGATTTCGATCTACAGCTTGAACGGAGATCCAACAAAAGTGATAACGGATTGATTCCTTACTTCAGCCGATTGACATCGACGGAATCAGGAATTTTTCATGTTTGGGAGGAGGGGTATTTAAAGCAGCTGCCGCTCTCTCAGTGTCGCGTTCAGGCAATTGATCCGCTATCGGAAGGACCGGCTGGGCTGCTGCCGGACATGATCTGTACCGATCTGACGCATGAGGAGGCGCGGCGGGAAGCGGGGCTAGCTGGGATTGAAGCATATGTGTCGAGAATAGCCGGTCTGCTCGTTTCTACGCTGCCCTCCCATCAGGGAGTAGAGGGCAGCAGGATAGAAACGCAGGAGTTTATTGGCATAGGAGCAGGAGAAACGGTTGCAGAAGGTATTTGCCGAGGGTTGCAAAGGTGTTTGGACGAAGTACTGGGCACGCAGCAGGCGTGTCAGTTGCCTTTTGTCTCCCGGGTACAGTTAGGTACGGTAGTAGATAAACACTGCCTTTTTTATTTGCAGGCATTAACGACAATGAAGGGAGAGCCGATGATCGCCTTGGGAGAGGAAGTGTCCGGATTTCCTGTGGTGTGGATCGGTACGAGGGATGGTTGGTATGGCAATGTAGGCTTAAATGTGACAATGGCTTTGCGGAAGGCATTACAACAGGCTCTGCTAGCAGCACAAAACCAACCGGATTGCCTCAAATCGCAAGCATTGGAGTTTTCATCCGTGCATCTGGAAGAACAGGTACCAATAAGGCTCGAGATCCCTGCATGTGAAGCAACGTCACAACCAGAGGTTCTACAGTCCGCCTTGCAGATTTTGAATCGGAACCGTAAGAGGCTCTTGGTCCTTGATCTGGCAGTAGAACCGTTCTTGAAGGAGGAAATAGCAGGGGTGTTTGGCGTGGTGCTGCGAGAGGAGGGATCCCGGTGA
- a CDS encoding TOMM precursor leader peptide-binding protein, with protein sequence MSAIIVIVGEGVLADCVYGELSAQFDVVRQIDFEARVPETVDLVLVLHDAWHPYVHQKAEEVLQPAGIAWLRGFVAFGEGVIGPLVRPGTQGCSQCADTRRLMAGRERKEMRELQQRLVTQGGMPRDAWASRTGLLQVAHLLVEETRRVLQGKTFQSAGKLFLINLKTMESTLHLVLPDPLCPVCSQLPDDSSTAAHISLQPSPKIGTDSYRCRSMDELDKVLKKDYLDGRTGFLNGKMVDLKSPFADVSVNLPLFAEDVGTAGRSHSYAASELTAILEGLERYCGLAPRSKRTVVRGSFRDLKDQALDPVKVGVHTEEQYAEPGVPFTPFNPDHPIDWVWGYSFLQERPILVPEQLAYYSMGCGHNFVFETSNGCALGGSLEEAIFYGILEVVERDSFLMTWYSQLPLPRLDLNSANDQELRLMIDRLQAVAGFDVHFFNSTMENGIPSVWGVAKNRKQTGVNLICTAGAHPDPVRAVKSAVHELAGMVQSLDEKLDADREAYVRMFHDSSLVQQMEDHSLLYGLPQAQERLQFLLDENRPLRTFEEEFERGARHTDLTDDLKDILNAFHRLNLDVIVVDVTAPEINRYGLHCVKVLIPGMLPMTFGHHFTRLAGLERVLQVPAELGYVKEQLELEDLNPYPHPFP encoded by the coding sequence GTGAGCGCTATCATTGTGATTGTTGGAGAAGGGGTGTTGGCAGACTGCGTGTATGGGGAACTGTCAGCCCAATTTGATGTCGTTCGTCAGATCGATTTCGAGGCAAGAGTACCTGAAACGGTGGATTTGGTTCTGGTGTTGCACGATGCTTGGCATCCTTACGTTCATCAAAAGGCAGAAGAGGTGCTGCAGCCGGCCGGCATCGCTTGGCTGCGAGGCTTCGTTGCATTTGGTGAAGGCGTGATCGGACCGCTGGTTCGTCCGGGTACACAAGGTTGCTCCCAGTGTGCAGACACGCGGCGCCTCATGGCGGGACGCGAACGCAAGGAGATGCGGGAGCTGCAGCAGAGGCTGGTGACACAGGGGGGGATGCCACGTGATGCATGGGCGTCACGTACAGGACTTTTGCAGGTCGCTCACTTGCTGGTAGAAGAGACACGAAGGGTGTTACAAGGCAAAACGTTTCAATCGGCAGGGAAGCTGTTTTTGATCAACCTGAAAACGATGGAGAGCACACTTCACCTCGTGCTCCCTGACCCGTTGTGTCCGGTTTGTAGTCAATTGCCGGACGATTCATCAACAGCAGCCCATATTTCGCTGCAGCCTAGTCCAAAGATCGGCACAGACAGTTACCGCTGTCGCTCGATGGATGAGCTGGATAAAGTTCTGAAGAAAGACTATCTGGATGGTCGGACCGGTTTTTTGAACGGGAAAATGGTTGACCTTAAGTCGCCGTTTGCCGATGTGAGTGTGAATCTGCCGTTGTTTGCAGAGGACGTGGGAACGGCAGGTCGGTCTCATTCATATGCGGCGAGCGAGCTGACCGCCATATTGGAGGGATTGGAGCGGTACTGCGGTCTGGCACCGCGAAGCAAACGGACGGTAGTCCGTGGCAGCTTCCGAGATCTGAAAGATCAAGCGCTCGACCCCGTCAAAGTAGGGGTGCACACGGAGGAACAGTATGCTGAACCGGGGGTTCCGTTCACACCATTTAATCCTGACCACCCCATCGATTGGGTATGGGGCTATTCGTTTTTACAAGAGCGTCCAATTCTAGTTCCGGAGCAGCTCGCCTATTACAGCATGGGCTGTGGGCACAACTTTGTGTTTGAAACTTCCAACGGGTGCGCGTTAGGCGGAAGTTTGGAAGAGGCTATTTTTTACGGCATATTGGAAGTGGTGGAGCGGGATTCGTTTCTGATGACTTGGTATTCGCAGCTGCCTCTCCCGCGGCTTGACCTAAACTCCGCTAATGACCAAGAATTGCGATTGATGATCGATCGTTTACAGGCAGTGGCGGGGTTTGATGTGCATTTCTTTAATTCGACGATGGAGAATGGGATTCCAAGTGTATGGGGAGTAGCGAAAAACAGGAAGCAAACAGGAGTGAATCTCATCTGTACGGCCGGAGCTCACCCGGATCCGGTACGGGCCGTGAAAAGTGCGGTTCACGAGTTGGCCGGCATGGTGCAGTCGCTTGACGAGAAATTGGATGCGGACCGGGAGGCGTATGTTCGAATGTTCCATGATTCATCCCTGGTGCAGCAGATGGAGGATCATTCACTGCTTTACGGATTGCCGCAAGCGCAGGAGCGCCTGCAATTTCTGCTGGATGAAAATCGCCCGTTGCGAACGTTTGAAGAGGAATTCGAGCGGGGGGCAAGGCATACTGATTTAACGGATGATCTGAAGGACATTCTTAATGCATTCCACCGACTGAATCTCGATGTGATCGTGGTGGATGTAACCGCGCCGGAAATTAATCGGTATGGGCTGCATTGCGTGAAAGTGCTGATCCCTGGGATGCTGCCGATGACATTTGGACATCACTTTACCCGCCTGGCAGGGTTGGAGCGGGTGCTCCAGGTACCTGCGGAACTCGGGTACGTGAAGGAGCAACTTGAGCTAGAAGATCTCAATCCATATCCGCATCCATTTCCATAG
- a CDS encoding IS30 family transposase has protein sequence MGYTHLSITERSKLEVLYGLGWSSRAIGAELGRHHSVIARERKRGGKGNTYLAETAQIAYSERRQGSKSTGRFTAELAGEINEKLRLTWSPEQIAEQRRASGQPFVCFKTIYRWLYAGRLVAGEVKVLRHKGKRRKPLETRGRFLVGKTISQRPKGVRKRDSFGHWELDTVVSSRGKSRACAATFIERKTRMYLAVKMPDRTAHSMEIAFGVVASQYPQETFRTATADRGKEFACYSALEAFHGLDVYFADPYSSWQRGSNENGNGLLREFFPKGHDFAQVSDEELAHALDLINHRPRKCLGWKSAHESFMSEVSHLA, from the coding sequence ATGGGTTACACTCATCTTAGCATAACGGAGCGAAGCAAACTAGAAGTACTATACGGATTGGGATGGTCTAGTCGAGCGATTGGGGCAGAACTTGGACGTCATCACTCCGTCATTGCCAGAGAACGGAAGCGAGGAGGCAAGGGAAATACCTATCTTGCTGAGACCGCTCAGATCGCGTATAGCGAACGTCGACAAGGGAGTAAGTCGACAGGTCGTTTCACCGCGGAACTGGCCGGAGAGATCAATGAGAAACTCCGACTTACCTGGTCGCCCGAGCAGATTGCTGAACAGCGTAGAGCCAGTGGTCAACCCTTCGTATGCTTCAAGACGATCTACCGTTGGCTATATGCAGGTCGTCTGGTTGCAGGCGAAGTAAAGGTGCTACGGCATAAGGGTAAACGACGTAAACCACTGGAGACACGTGGTCGATTCCTCGTGGGGAAAACCATTAGTCAACGGCCAAAGGGAGTACGAAAGAGAGATTCCTTCGGGCACTGGGAACTAGATACGGTGGTTTCCAGCCGAGGAAAAAGCCGTGCTTGTGCCGCGACCTTTATCGAGCGCAAGACACGGATGTATCTGGCCGTAAAGATGCCCGACCGTACCGCTCATTCGATGGAGATCGCCTTTGGTGTTGTGGCTAGCCAGTATCCGCAAGAAACTTTCCGAACGGCTACTGCGGATCGAGGAAAGGAATTCGCCTGCTATAGCGCTCTGGAAGCCTTTCATGGACTGGATGTCTACTTTGCTGATCCCTACTCGTCCTGGCAACGAGGGTCTAACGAGAATGGCAACGGACTCCTTCGAGAGTTCTTTCCCAAAGGCCATGATTTTGCACAAGTTTCAGATGAGGAGCTTGCCCACGCCCTAGATCTCATCAACCACCGCCCCCGGAAATGTCTGGGGTGGAAGTCTGCTCACGAATCTTTCATGTCCGAAGTGTCGCACTTAGCTTGA